In Anopheles gambiae chromosome 2, idAnoGambNW_F1_1, whole genome shotgun sequence, a single window of DNA contains:
- the LOC133392271 gene encoding putative tricarboxylate transport protein, mitochondrial: protein MDRLGLLATAYGQPNKHSSQFRNPFGGRPWMEQSGAAAAAPGAKGLKGIVAGGITGGIEICITFPTEYVKTQLQLDEKGATKQYNGIMDCVKKTVKTNGVLGLYRGLSVLLYGSIPKSAVRFGAFESLKGRLMDSNGQLSTSGKLLAGLGAGVAEAILAVTPMETVKVKFINDQRSGTPKYKGFFHGVGMIVRQEGLSGVYKGLTATILKQGSNQAIRFYVMETLKDMYKGDDPSKPVPKMMVGAFGAVAGAASVFGNTPIDVVKTRMQGLEAAKYKNTADCALQIWKNEGPMAFYKGTVPRLSRVCLDVAITFMIYDSFMDLFNKFWR from the exons ATGGACCGGTTAGGACTGCTGGCGACGGCCTACGGCCAACCGAATAAACATTCTAGTCAATTCCGCAACCCGTTCGGTGGCCGGCCGTGGATGGAGCAGAGCGgtgcggcggcagcagcccCCGGGGCCAAGGGGCTAAAGGGCATCGTGGCCGGTGGCATTACCGGCGGTATCGAGATTTGCATCACCTTCCCGACCGAGTACGTGAAGacgcagctgcagctggacGAGAAGGGTGCGACCAAGCAGTACAACGGCATCATGGACTGCGTGAAGAAGACGGTCAAGACGAACGGTGTGCTCGGGCTGTACCGTGGGCTTAGCGTGCTGCTGTACGGCTCCATCCCGAAGTCAGCTGTCCG GTTCGGTGCGTTCGAAAGCCTGAAGGGACGTCTGATGGACTCGAACGGGCAGCTCAGCACGTCCGGCAAGCTGCTGGCCGGGTTGGGTGCGGGCGTCGCCGAAGCCATCCTCGCCGTCACGCCGATGGAAACGGTCAAGGTGAAGTTCATCAACGATCAGCGCAGCGGTACGCCCAAGTACAAGGGGTTCTTCCACGGCGTCGGCATGATCGTGCGGCAGGAGGGTCTGTCCGGCGTGTACAAGGGCCTTACCGCGACCATACTGAAGCAGGGCTCGAACCAAGCGATCCGCTTCTACGTGATGGAAACGCTCAAGGACATGTACAAGGGCGACGATCCGTCCAAGCCGGTGCCGAAGATGATGGTCGGCGCGTTCGGTGCCGTGGCCGGGGCGGCCTCCGTCTTCGGCAACACCCCGATCGACGTGGTGAAGACGCGCATGCAGGGGCTCGAGGCGGCCAAGTACAAGAACACGGCCGACTGCGCGCTGCAGATCTGGAAGAACGAGGGACCGATGGCGTTCTACAAGGGTACGGTGCCGCGACTGTCGCGCGTCTGTCTGGACGTGGCGATTACGTTCATGATTTACGACTCGTTCATGGATCTGTTCAACAAGTTCTGGCGTTAG